The following coding sequences lie in one Alicyclobacillus curvatus genomic window:
- a CDS encoding DUF5348 domain-containing protein, translating to MKVKPTDMRYDKELERWVVKGRDTWYSMRCGEGITLHVGEYALRGRIEFGMNTWWIIANDVPLGLFRGRTYTVTIEI from the coding sequence ATGAAGGTGAAGCCAACGGACATGAGGTATGACAAGGAGCTGGAACGTTGGGTCGTGAAAGGTCGAGATACATGGTACAGCATGCGATGTGGTGAGGGGATAACCCTTCACGTCGGGGAATACGCCCTCAGAGGTAGGATTGAATTTGGGATGAACACCTGGTGGATTATCGCAAACGACGTCCCACTGGGGCTGTTCCGAGGCAGAACATACACGGTCACCATCGAAATTTAA